A window of Paremcibacter congregatus contains these coding sequences:
- the cobS gene encoding cobaltochelatase subunit CobS, giving the protein MTKTETTAPNYDMPDIEVNVRQIFGIDSDMQVPGFAEPNEHVPEIDSTYIFDHDTTLALLAGFAFNRRVMVQGYHGTGKSTHIEQVAARLNWPCVRVNLDSHISRIDLVGKDAIVLQDGVQITEFQEGILPWALQSPTALVFDEYDAGRPDVMFVIQRVLEVSGKLTLLDQNKVIHPHPAFRLFSTTNTIGLGDTSGLYHGTQQINQGQMDRWNIVTTLNYLAHEVEENIVSAKLPSLQTKEGQTLIRQMVQVADLSRSGFINGDISTVMSPRTVLTWAENAEIFKDVAFAFRVTFLNKCDELERPVVAEYYQRCFGEDLPEAAISPVVQRS; this is encoded by the coding sequence ATGACGAAAACGGAAACCACCGCCCCCAATTATGACATGCCCGACATTGAGGTCAATGTCCGGCAGATCTTTGGGATCGACAGTGATATGCAGGTTCCGGGATTTGCCGAGCCTAATGAACATGTGCCGGAAATCGATTCCACTTACATCTTTGACCATGACACCACCCTCGCCCTGCTGGCCGGATTTGCTTTTAATCGCCGGGTGATGGTGCAGGGCTATCACGGCACCGGCAAGTCCACCCATATCGAACAGGTCGCCGCCCGGCTCAACTGGCCTTGTGTGCGGGTCAATCTGGACAGTCACATCAGCCGTATTGATCTGGTGGGCAAAGACGCCATCGTGCTTCAGGACGGCGTGCAGATCACCGAATTTCAGGAAGGCATCCTGCCCTGGGCGCTGCAAAGCCCGACCGCTCTGGTGTTTGATGAATATGACGCCGGACGTCCCGATGTGATGTTCGTCATCCAGCGGGTGCTGGAAGTATCCGGCAAGCTGACCCTGCTTGACCAGAATAAAGTGATCCACCCGCACCCGGCTTTCCGCCTGTTTTCCACCACCAACACCATTGGTCTGGGTGATACGTCCGGCCTTTACCACGGCACCCAGCAGATCAACCAGGGCCAGATGGACCGCTGGAACATCGTCACGACGCTGAATTATCTCGCCCATGAGGTGGAAGAAAATATCGTCAGCGCCAAACTACCGAGCCTTCAGACCAAGGAAGGTCAGACCCTGATCCGCCAGATGGTGCAGGTCGCCGACCTGAGCCGCAGCGGCTTTATCAACGGCGATATTTCCACCGTCATGAGCCCCCGCACCGTGCTGACCTGGGCGGAAAACGCCGAAATCTTCAAGGATGTCGCCTTCGCTTTCCGGGTCACCTTTCTCAATAAATGTGACGAGCTTGAACGCCCGGTGGTCGCGGAATATTACCAGCGCTGTTTCGGAGAAGACCTGCCGGAAGCGGCCATCTCCCCCGTGGTGCAACGCAGCTAA